In a single window of the Candidatus Flexicrinis proximus genome:
- a CDS encoding L-ribulose-5-phosphate 4-epimerase, whose protein sequence is MLLPELRQMVCELHAELPKNNLVAWTSGNVSARDPESGWVVIKPSGIKFPDLRPENMVVVDGAGKIIEGNYKASSDTASHCFIYRHMPHVNGIVHTHSRYATAFAIHGREIPCLTTAMGDEFGGPIPCGGFALIGGEEIGEVVVQTLKGSRSPSCLLQSHGVFATGKNAESAVKAAVMTEDNAAIVWTSLQLGTPLTIAQHDIDKLYDRYQNVYGQ, encoded by the coding sequence ATGCTTTTACCAGAACTTCGGCAAATGGTGTGTGAACTCCACGCGGAGCTTCCGAAGAACAACCTCGTCGCGTGGACCAGCGGGAACGTCAGCGCGCGTGATCCTGAGAGTGGATGGGTCGTCATCAAGCCGAGTGGGATCAAATTCCCTGACCTCAGGCCGGAAAACATGGTAGTTGTTGACGGAGCCGGCAAGATCATTGAGGGCAACTACAAAGCCTCATCCGACACGGCGTCTCACTGCTTCATCTATCGCCATATGCCGCACGTCAACGGGATTGTGCACACCCACTCGCGCTATGCGACTGCATTTGCCATACACGGACGCGAAATCCCCTGCCTGACGACTGCGATGGGCGATGAATTCGGCGGTCCAATTCCCTGTGGCGGTTTTGCGCTGATTGGCGGCGAAGAAATCGGGGAGGTGGTAGTCCAGACGCTAAAAGGCAGCCGCAGCCCTTCCTGTCTGCTTCAGAGTCACGGCGTTTTTGCCACCGGCAAGAATGCGGAGTCGGCGGTTAAGGCGGCCGTCATGACCGAAGACAACGCCGCAATCGTCTGGACGTCCCTTCAACTGGGCACACCCCTCACGATCGCCCAACATGACATTGATAAGCTGTATGACCGTTATCAGAACGTTTACGGACAATAG
- a CDS encoding glycoside hydrolase family 127 protein, which yields MNTIKTNAPKPVDLDHVRIATGFWGEKQATNRSSTIPAIYNQLEKTGRLDSWIIGKNPDLRKPRQIVHMFWDSDTAKWLEAVGYSLRTHPDPALEQKSDEIIGTIQKAQLPDGYLNTYFTDVEPNLRWTNLRDWHEMYNAGHLAEAAVAYYEATGKTALLDTLTRYVDHIAAIFGPRDGQKRGYPGHPELEMALVKLYRATGEQRFLDLSKYFIDERGQQPHYFDQEARARGEDPRDFWAKTYNYCQAHAPLRDQKAATGHSVRACYLYAGIADIALETGDQELVELSRTLWDDLTQHQMYITGGLGPARTNEGFTFAYDLPNETAYAETCAGISLAFWAHRLFHIDPDSRYIDVMERALYNNVLSGVSAEGDRFFYANPLAAYPNVDPTKPTTATDSNQYYRRQEWFFCPCCPPNVARVVASLGTYMYSATADRLYVHLYNQSTAQFTLGGAVVQIEQQTEYPWDGRVQVAVKTEQPAAFELALRVPGWCHSCTLEVNGLRQQVSLDRGYAVLARQWAAGDSVVLHLTMPVERIAPHPQIREDAGQIALQRGPLVYCLEQVDNGGQLANVVIPDQSALHAEPASQLFGGIPVIAGEAVRIEPAEWNNDLYQPKSQVQYKHTSFQFRAIPYFLWANREPGEMRVWIRNI from the coding sequence ATGAACACAATAAAGACTAATGCACCAAAACCCGTTGATTTGGACCATGTCCGGATCGCCACCGGTTTCTGGGGGGAGAAGCAAGCCACAAACCGCAGTTCAACGATTCCCGCAATCTACAATCAGCTGGAAAAAACCGGGCGACTGGACTCATGGATTATCGGCAAGAATCCCGACCTCAGGAAACCGCGGCAAATCGTGCACATGTTCTGGGACTCTGATACCGCAAAGTGGCTGGAGGCGGTCGGTTACAGCCTCCGTACCCATCCCGATCCGGCCCTGGAACAGAAGTCGGACGAGATTATCGGGACCATTCAAAAAGCGCAGCTGCCCGACGGCTACCTCAACACCTACTTCACCGATGTTGAGCCAAACCTGCGCTGGACCAATCTGCGCGACTGGCACGAAATGTACAATGCGGGTCATCTGGCTGAGGCGGCAGTGGCCTATTACGAGGCCACCGGCAAGACCGCGCTGCTGGATACGCTCACGCGCTATGTTGATCATATCGCCGCCATATTCGGCCCGCGTGATGGGCAGAAACGCGGGTATCCCGGACATCCAGAACTCGAAATGGCGCTCGTCAAATTGTACCGAGCGACTGGAGAACAGCGTTTCCTCGACCTGTCCAAGTACTTCATTGACGAACGTGGACAGCAGCCCCACTATTTCGATCAGGAGGCCCGTGCCCGCGGCGAAGATCCGCGTGACTTCTGGGCAAAAACCTACAATTACTGTCAGGCACACGCGCCGCTGCGGGACCAGAAAGCCGCAACCGGGCATTCTGTCCGCGCCTGCTATCTGTACGCCGGCATAGCCGATATCGCGCTGGAAACCGGGGATCAGGAGTTGGTCGAACTCTCGCGCACCCTGTGGGACGATCTCACCCAGCATCAGATGTACATTACGGGTGGGCTAGGCCCGGCGCGGACCAACGAAGGCTTTACGTTCGCCTACGATCTGCCAAACGAGACCGCCTATGCCGAAACATGCGCGGGAATTTCCCTGGCGTTCTGGGCTCATCGCCTGTTTCATATCGACCCGGACAGCCGCTATATTGATGTGATGGAGCGCGCACTCTATAACAACGTTCTGAGCGGCGTATCGGCTGAAGGGGATCGCTTCTTCTACGCCAACCCGCTGGCGGCCTATCCGAACGTTGACCCGACAAAGCCGACGACGGCCACCGACAGCAATCAGTATTACCGCCGGCAAGAGTGGTTCTTCTGTCCATGCTGCCCGCCAAATGTCGCGCGAGTGGTCGCCAGCCTTGGCACATACATGTATTCTGCCACCGCAGACCGTTTGTATGTGCACCTCTACAACCAGAGTACGGCGCAGTTCACGTTAGGCGGCGCGGTGGTTCAGATCGAGCAGCAAACCGAATATCCCTGGGATGGCCGTGTCCAGGTCGCCGTGAAAACGGAACAACCCGCCGCTTTCGAACTGGCGCTGCGCGTGCCAGGCTGGTGCCATTCGTGCACACTCGAAGTTAATGGGCTGCGGCAGCAGGTCAGCCTCGATAGGGGCTATGCGGTTCTGGCGCGTCAGTGGGCAGCCGGTGACTCGGTCGTCCTTCACCTGACAATGCCCGTCGAGCGGATCGCGCCCCACCCACAGATTCGTGAAGACGCGGGGCAAATCGCCTTACAGCGGGGTCCGCTGGTCTATTGCCTGGAGCAGGTCGACAACGGCGGTCAGCTCGCCAATGTGGTAATTCCGGATCAGTCCGCGCTGCATGCAGAGCCGGCTTCGCAGTTGTTCGGCGGTATACCCGTCATCGCAGGCGAGGCGGTTCGCATCGAGCCGGCTGAGTGGAACAACGATCTCTACCAGCCAAAGTCGCAGGTGCAGTACAAACACACGTCGTTCCAGTTCAGGGCCATCCCTTACTTCTTGTGGGCAAACCGTGAACCAGGGGAAATGCGCGTCTGGATTCGCAACATTTAG
- a CDS encoding alpha-N-arabinofuranosidase yields the protein MNTITIHASGDHQKISRHIYGHFAEHLGRCITDGLWVGEDSPIPNTRGIRSDIVEALRRIKAPNLRWPGGCFADIYDWRDGIGPKAQRPVRRNFWGNVPEDNHFGTHEFMDLCEQVGCEAYIGGNVGSGNVREMRDWIEYLTSNDQGTFANQRRKNGRDAAWSIPFWGIGNENWGCGGNMTPEYYADLYCQYQNFIRNYADTPMMKIASGYGGSDTEGKDLAIFMDKITNRRFPVKTDGISIHYYVYLRNQMQHSATKFGDSEWFTVLKMANHIGHVIEENSRILDRFDPEKRMWLIVDEWGTWYPNEPGTNPEFLYQQNSMRDAVVAAHTLHLFQAHSDRVKLANIAQTVNVLQAMILTQGEQMILTPSYHVFDMFKAHQDATLLPVDLACETYASGDDSLPAISVSASRSDSGQILLTLCNLNPRESQSISCAIPDAAVTAVEGFVLAADDMTAHNTFEQPDRVQPTVFHGAAPEGQHRLNIQLPAASVVALTLS from the coding sequence ATGAACACCATAACAATTCATGCTTCAGGCGACCACCAGAAGATCAGCCGCCATATCTACGGCCATTTTGCCGAGCATCTGGGGCGGTGCATTACTGACGGCCTCTGGGTCGGGGAGGATTCGCCAATTCCCAATACACGGGGGATCCGCAGCGACATCGTGGAGGCGCTCCGCAGGATCAAAGCGCCGAACCTGCGCTGGCCCGGTGGATGTTTTGCCGACATTTACGACTGGCGCGACGGCATCGGACCCAAAGCGCAGCGCCCGGTACGCCGCAATTTCTGGGGCAACGTACCGGAAGACAATCACTTCGGTACGCACGAGTTCATGGATCTGTGTGAGCAGGTCGGCTGCGAAGCCTATATTGGCGGCAATGTCGGCAGTGGAAATGTCCGCGAAATGCGGGACTGGATTGAGTACTTAACTTCCAACGATCAGGGGACCTTCGCGAATCAGCGCAGGAAGAATGGACGCGACGCGGCCTGGTCAATCCCGTTCTGGGGGATTGGCAACGAGAATTGGGGCTGCGGCGGAAACATGACGCCTGAGTATTACGCCGATCTCTACTGCCAGTATCAGAACTTCATCCGCAATTACGCCGACACACCCATGATGAAAATCGCCAGCGGTTATGGTGGGAGCGATACCGAAGGCAAAGACCTTGCGATCTTTATGGACAAGATCACCAATCGGCGTTTCCCGGTCAAGACCGACGGCATTAGCATCCATTACTACGTTTACCTTCGTAATCAGATGCAGCACTCGGCGACGAAATTCGGCGATTCCGAGTGGTTCACGGTTCTCAAGATGGCCAACCACATCGGGCATGTGATCGAGGAAAACTCCAGAATCTTGGATCGCTTTGACCCCGAAAAACGGATGTGGCTGATCGTCGACGAGTGGGGAACCTGGTACCCCAACGAACCGGGTACTAACCCGGAATTTCTCTATCAGCAGAACTCCATGCGTGACGCCGTGGTGGCTGCCCATACCCTGCACTTGTTCCAGGCGCACAGCGACCGCGTGAAGCTGGCCAATATCGCCCAGACCGTTAATGTGCTTCAGGCAATGATCCTGACACAGGGTGAGCAGATGATCCTGACGCCTTCCTATCATGTGTTTGACATGTTCAAGGCGCATCAGGACGCCACACTCCTGCCTGTAGACCTGGCTTGCGAAACGTACGCGTCTGGCGACGACTCGCTGCCTGCAATCAGCGTTAGTGCCTCCCGCTCGGACTCCGGACAAATCCTGCTAACTCTCTGCAACCTCAACCCGCGGGAGTCGCAGTCGATTAGCTGTGCAATCCCTGATGCCGCAGTGACGGCCGTTGAAGGCTTCGTACTGGCGGCAGACGACATGACGGCGCACAACACTTTTGAGCAGCCCGACCGTGTTCAGCCCACCGTGTTCCATGGCGCGGCGCCGGAAGGACAGCACCGACTGAACATTCAGCTTCCCGCCGCATCCGTTGTTGCGTTGACCCTAAGCTAG
- a CDS encoding family 43 glycosylhydrolase — protein sequence MKNLGKLQLPVRLLCVILSLTAVIGTVWAQSEQGQPGVLRNPLNPRSGADPWLTYYEGNYYLTATTGASELLMRKSPTLAGLKSALPVLIYSETEPSRCCNMWAPEFHLLDGPDGPRWYYYYSAGTIDTLDNQHTHVLESAGTDPMGPYTYKARIFDAGTDVWAIDGSILLLNEKMYFLFSSWVADEQSLFIAPMSDPWTISGPRVMISRPELEWERRRLNVNEGPVALQHEDDTFIVYSASFCAGPDYALGLLTFNGGDPLSPDSWVKSPEPIFERSDENGVFGPAHNGFFRSPDGTENWIVYHANSTAEAGCDDRRTTRVQRFSWNEDGTPNLGTPVATTEEIAAPSGDLGVDPIPEFEQIDVISLRSFAYESAFLRRVDRVAAVEVMIDLIPEAQFYVVPGLADPTGISLMSITLPGYYLRHQGNSVVFSPDDGSPDYVGDATWMIRPGLADETWISLESYNAPGRYIGRMFGVTALFAPTESSSRVALEDATFLETR from the coding sequence ATGAAGAACCTCGGAAAGCTGCAGCTGCCCGTCAGACTCCTCTGCGTAATCCTGAGTCTGACAGCGGTCATCGGAACAGTTTGGGCACAGTCAGAGCAGGGGCAGCCAGGGGTTTTGCGCAATCCGCTTAACCCGCGCAGTGGTGCGGATCCGTGGCTGACCTACTATGAGGGGAACTACTACCTCACGGCCACTACAGGGGCTTCTGAACTTCTGATGCGGAAGTCACCAACACTGGCAGGGTTGAAATCCGCCCTGCCAGTCCTCATCTATTCAGAGACCGAACCCTCCCGCTGTTGTAACATGTGGGCGCCGGAGTTTCACTTGCTGGACGGGCCGGATGGGCCACGCTGGTACTACTACTATTCGGCGGGAACCATCGACACGCTGGATAACCAGCATACCCACGTCCTGGAAAGCGCCGGCACCGATCCTATGGGGCCGTACACCTATAAGGCGCGTATCTTCGACGCAGGCACGGATGTCTGGGCAATCGATGGCAGCATCCTGCTGCTCAACGAGAAGATGTATTTCCTGTTCTCGTCGTGGGTGGCCGATGAGCAGTCGCTGTTCATCGCGCCGATGAGCGACCCGTGGACGATTAGCGGCCCGCGCGTGATGATCTCCCGGCCCGAACTTGAATGGGAGCGGCGCAGACTGAACGTCAACGAGGGTCCCGTCGCGCTGCAGCACGAGGATGACACCTTTATCGTTTACTCGGCCAGCTTCTGTGCAGGGCCGGATTATGCGCTCGGGCTGCTGACCTTTAACGGCGGCGATCCCCTGAGTCCCGACTCATGGGTCAAGAGCCCGGAACCCATCTTCGAGCGGTCGGATGAAAACGGGGTCTTTGGCCCGGCCCACAACGGATTCTTCCGTTCGCCGGACGGCACCGAAAACTGGATCGTTTATCACGCCAACAGCACGGCTGAAGCGGGCTGCGATGATCGCCGTACCACCCGCGTCCAGCGTTTCTCCTGGAATGAAGACGGTACACCTAACCTCGGGACGCCTGTGGCGACCACAGAGGAAATTGCCGCGCCCTCCGGTGATCTTGGTGTCGATCCCATTCCGGAGTTTGAACAGATCGATGTCATCAGCCTAAGATCCTTCGCCTACGAGAGCGCATTTCTTCGCCGCGTTGATCGTGTGGCCGCCGTCGAGGTTATGATCGACTTAATCCCGGAAGCGCAGTTCTACGTCGTCCCGGGCCTGGCTGATCCCACCGGCATTTCGCTGATGTCGATCACGCTTCCGGGCTACTATCTGCGTCATCAAGGCAACAGTGTCGTGTTCAGCCCAGACGACGGCAGCCCTGACTATGTCGGCGATGCCACCTGGATGATCCGTCCAGGATTGGCCGACGAAACGTGGATCTCACTGGAGTCATACAACGCGCCGGGTCGCTATATCGGCCGGATGTTTGGCGTGACGGCACTTTTCGCGCCTACAGAGTCTTCCTCCCGCGTGGCCCTGGAAGATGCCACTTTTCTGGAAACACGTTAA
- the araA gene encoding L-arabinose isomerase — MIDLKQFEVWFLTGSQHLYGPEAIQQVGVHSQEIVNGLNAASAVPVKVIYKPVLTTPEEIHQICLEANSSANCVGVVVWMHTFSPAKNWIAGLAALSKPLAHLHTQYNRDIPWADIDMDFMNLNQAAHGDREFGFMATRMRMNRKVVVGHWSDPEVQERLGVWARAACALHDSRNARIARFGDNMRSVAVTEGDKVEAQLRLGYQVYGYGVGDLVKLVNQASDAEITALVKEYEDQYAIAADLRTGGARHASVRDAARIEIGLRRFLEAGKFKAFTTTFEDLHGLVQLPGLPVQRLMAEGYGFGGEGDWKTSALLRAMKVMSAGLNGGTSFMEDYTYHFNPSSMRVLGSHMLEICPTIAEAKPSLEVHALGIGGKADPARLVFNTAPGQAINASLVDMGNRFRLITNTVDVVTPDAPMPKLPVARAVWIPQPNLKVAAAAWIYAGGAHHTGFSQVLTAEHLSDFADMIGIEFLRIDENTDLYQFKNELRWNEVYYMLAR, encoded by the coding sequence ATGATCGATCTGAAGCAATTTGAGGTCTGGTTTCTGACCGGAAGCCAGCACCTGTATGGCCCCGAAGCAATCCAGCAAGTTGGCGTCCATTCGCAAGAGATTGTGAATGGCTTGAACGCCGCCTCCGCTGTGCCTGTCAAAGTCATATACAAACCGGTACTGACGACTCCCGAAGAAATCCACCAGATTTGTCTCGAGGCCAATTCCAGCGCCAACTGCGTGGGCGTTGTCGTATGGATGCACACCTTCTCGCCGGCCAAGAATTGGATCGCCGGATTGGCGGCGCTCAGCAAACCGTTGGCGCACCTGCACACGCAGTACAACCGGGATATTCCATGGGCCGACATCGACATGGACTTCATGAACCTGAATCAGGCGGCACACGGTGACCGCGAGTTCGGGTTCATGGCCACCCGAATGCGTATGAATCGCAAGGTCGTGGTCGGCCATTGGAGCGATCCGGAAGTGCAGGAGCGGCTCGGCGTATGGGCGCGTGCGGCCTGCGCGCTGCACGATTCCCGGAACGCGCGGATTGCGCGGTTTGGCGACAATATGCGCTCGGTCGCCGTGACTGAGGGCGATAAGGTCGAGGCGCAGCTTCGCCTGGGCTATCAGGTATACGGGTACGGTGTTGGCGATCTCGTCAAGCTCGTCAATCAGGCCTCAGACGCGGAAATCACTGCGCTGGTGAAAGAGTACGAAGACCAGTACGCGATCGCGGCTGACCTGCGTACCGGGGGTGCGCGTCATGCATCGGTTCGGGACGCCGCCCGAATTGAGATCGGGCTGCGTCGTTTCCTTGAGGCAGGCAAATTCAAAGCATTTACGACAACCTTCGAAGACCTGCACGGGTTGGTCCAGCTTCCGGGCCTGCCTGTTCAGCGGTTGATGGCTGAGGGCTACGGCTTTGGCGGCGAAGGCGATTGGAAGACCTCCGCACTTCTGCGCGCTATGAAAGTGATGAGCGCCGGTTTGAACGGCGGAACCTCCTTTATGGAGGATTACACCTACCACTTCAACCCGTCCAGCATGCGCGTTTTGGGATCACACATGCTCGAGATTTGCCCCACGATTGCCGAAGCAAAGCCGAGCCTGGAAGTTCACGCGCTCGGAATTGGCGGCAAAGCCGATCCGGCACGTCTCGTATTCAATACCGCGCCCGGCCAAGCCATCAACGCATCGCTTGTGGACATGGGCAACCGCTTCAGATTGATCACTAACACGGTGGACGTCGTTACGCCTGACGCCCCAATGCCAAAGCTTCCGGTCGCGCGGGCCGTATGGATTCCACAGCCGAACCTCAAAGTTGCCGCTGCGGCCTGGATTTATGCCGGTGGAGCACATCACACCGGATTCAGCCAGGTGCTGACGGCTGAGCATCTGTCGGACTTCGCGGACATGATTGGAATAGAGTTCCTGCGAATCGACGAAAACACTGATCTGTATCAGTTCAAGAACGAGCTGCGCTGGAACGAAGTCTACTACATGCTGGCCCGGTAG
- a CDS encoding alcohol dehydrogenase catalytic domain-containing protein, with amino-acid sequence MKSARLHGPRDVRIEEINEPGSPGTGDVLLRVGAVGICGSDLHMYADGRIGDTVFSSPLVLGHEFMGTILEAGVAAMDGNHQPLHIGQRVAVDPSSPCNHCEMCEQGHPNLCPNHTFYGVYPTNGALQERMIVHAHNCFPIPESVGDGAGTLLETLGVAIHAVDLGKLRIANTVAVIGCGPVGMLILKLAKLAGSAEVYAFDKFPWRVEKARQWGAQAYNVHKVDPLQTVLNETHGRGADVVFEAAWADESVQLAADMARVGGRLVLVGIPGDDRLFMHHSTARRKGLTIMMARRMKHTYPRAIHLATSGALDLDDLISETVALQDTPAAFQKNLNYDEGVQKIIIKV; translated from the coding sequence ATGAAATCCGCGCGTCTGCATGGTCCGCGTGACGTCCGTATCGAAGAGATCAACGAGCCAGGGTCTCCCGGCACAGGTGATGTGCTGCTGCGTGTCGGTGCAGTCGGGATTTGTGGATCTGACCTCCACATGTACGCGGATGGTCGAATCGGAGATACCGTGTTCTCCAGCCCGCTCGTTCTGGGGCACGAGTTTATGGGCACCATCCTCGAGGCAGGTGTCGCGGCTATGGACGGCAATCACCAGCCGCTGCATATCGGCCAGCGCGTCGCCGTCGATCCTTCTTCCCCCTGCAACCACTGTGAAATGTGCGAACAGGGACATCCTAATCTGTGTCCAAACCATACATTCTACGGGGTTTACCCGACCAACGGTGCCCTGCAGGAACGCATGATCGTTCACGCCCATAATTGTTTCCCGATCCCCGAAAGCGTCGGTGATGGTGCGGGTACGCTTCTTGAAACGCTGGGCGTTGCCATTCACGCCGTCGATCTCGGCAAGCTGCGCATCGCCAACACCGTCGCGGTGATAGGCTGCGGCCCCGTCGGCATGCTGATTCTGAAGCTGGCGAAACTGGCCGGTTCAGCCGAGGTCTACGCGTTTGACAAGTTCCCCTGGCGAGTTGAAAAAGCGCGTCAGTGGGGCGCTCAGGCCTATAACGTTCACAAGGTCGATCCGCTGCAAACGGTCCTGAATGAGACTCATGGTCGCGGCGCGGACGTCGTCTTTGAGGCGGCGTGGGCGGATGAGTCGGTACAGCTCGCGGCAGACATGGCGCGGGTGGGCGGACGGCTGGTCCTTGTCGGGATCCCAGGTGACGATCGTCTGTTCATGCACCATTCCACCGCTCGGCGCAAGGGTCTGACAATCATGATGGCCCGCCGTATGAAGCATACCTATCCGCGAGCGATCCACCTGGCTACATCTGGCGCTCTCGATCTGGACGACCTCATATCGGAGACTGTAGCGCTGCAGGACACGCCTGCAGCCTTCCAGAAGAACCTTAACTATGACGAGGGCGTTCAGAAAATCATAATCAAGGTTTGA
- a CDS encoding arabinan endo-1,5-alpha-L-arabinosidase: MGLPAAAQSTPAETPTEQDMHLNLTGTIRQVHDPVIIKDGDTFYSFCTGSGLASRRSPDMLDWDFTFPANVFSRVPAWALEKIPGATNMWAPDISFYNGLFHLYYSVSTFGSNRSVIGLATNKSLNFDSDDFKWVDQGLVVETTGAENYNAIDPNLILDDDNVPWLVFGSFWSGIKMRRLDFETGKLSSEDDTVYNLAQRSVNSGSVEAPFIVKRGDFYYLFVSFDFCCQGANSTYNVRVGRSETITGPYADRDGVEMLRGGGTQVTFPTDRWKGPGHNAILSEGGVDYIVYHAYDADNLGISTLRIAPLTWDNDGWPSLQQGQP, translated from the coding sequence ATGGGCTTGCCGGCAGCCGCGCAGTCCACACCGGCCGAGACTCCTACGGAGCAGGACATGCATCTGAATCTGACGGGCACAATTCGGCAGGTACATGACCCGGTCATCATCAAGGACGGCGATACTTTCTATTCGTTCTGCACGGGCAGCGGGCTCGCCTCTCGCCGCTCGCCGGACATGCTCGATTGGGACTTCACGTTTCCTGCCAACGTCTTCTCGCGGGTACCGGCGTGGGCCCTTGAGAAGATACCTGGCGCAACCAATATGTGGGCCCCGGATATCTCGTTCTACAATGGCCTGTTCCACCTCTACTATTCCGTCTCGACCTTCGGCAGTAACCGCTCTGTGATCGGGCTGGCGACTAACAAGTCACTGAACTTCGACTCTGATGATTTCAAGTGGGTCGACCAGGGGCTGGTTGTAGAGACCACCGGCGCCGAGAACTACAACGCCATCGACCCCAACCTGATTCTGGACGATGACAACGTCCCCTGGCTGGTCTTCGGCAGCTTCTGGTCGGGTATCAAGATGCGCCGGTTGGACTTCGAAACCGGCAAATTGTCCTCTGAAGACGATACGGTCTATAACCTCGCGCAGCGCAGCGTAAACTCAGGGTCGGTCGAAGCTCCCTTCATTGTGAAGCGAGGGGATTTCTACTACCTGTTCGTATCGTTCGACTTCTGCTGCCAGGGGGCTAACAGCACCTATAATGTGCGTGTCGGTCGGTCCGAGACGATTACCGGTCCTTATGCCGACCGCGACGGCGTCGAAATGCTTCGTGGTGGCGGCACTCAGGTTACGTTCCCCACCGATCGCTGGAAAGGGCCGGGGCACAACGCGATCCTGAGCGAGGGCGGTGTCGACTACATTGTTTACCACGCCTACGACGCGGATAACCTGGGCATCTCTACACTGAGAATCGCACCGCTCACATGGGATAATGATGGCTGGCCGTCGCTGCAACAGGGTCAGCCTTAG
- a CDS encoding glycoside hydrolase family 27 protein encodes MGWNSWDCFGTSVTEAEVRTNADFMAAHLLKFGWQFVVVDIQWYEPDAQAGGYRPFAPLVMDDYGRLLPAVNRFPSAAHAQGFKPLADYVHRLGLRFGLHIMRGIPRQAVKRNLPILNSPYRAADIANADSPCPWNTDMFGLDMDKPGAQEYIDSIIALYSDWGVDYIKADNMLDPYHAREIEGYSEAIRNYGPDIILSLSPGVDLDIRHAFHLKKHCELWRISADFWDRWQDLKDQFDLCARWAPQIGPGHWPDADMLPLGHIGIRAERGSDRASLLTADEQRTLMTLWSVFRSPLMFGGDLPTSSSETIDLLTNPEVLAVNQTSSGNREYSRHADLIVWTADAEEKGVRFIACFNIGDSPSTLEIHLGPEGPAPSGQIRDLWARSDLGSFQDVFSVSLQPHASALYRVSPR; translated from the coding sequence ATGGGATGGAACAGTTGGGACTGCTTCGGCACATCGGTCACAGAAGCAGAAGTGCGAACCAACGCCGATTTCATGGCGGCTCACCTGCTGAAATTCGGCTGGCAGTTTGTTGTCGTGGATATCCAGTGGTATGAGCCGGATGCCCAGGCCGGCGGGTATCGTCCGTTTGCGCCGCTGGTGATGGATGACTACGGTCGCCTCCTGCCTGCTGTCAATCGCTTTCCGTCTGCCGCTCACGCGCAGGGTTTCAAGCCTCTGGCTGACTATGTCCACCGTTTGGGACTGCGCTTCGGACTCCACATCATGCGTGGAATTCCCCGGCAGGCGGTCAAGCGCAACCTGCCAATCCTCAACTCGCCTTATCGGGCGGCGGACATCGCAAACGCCGACAGCCCCTGCCCGTGGAACACCGATATGTTCGGTCTCGATATGGACAAGCCGGGCGCACAGGAGTACATCGACTCGATCATCGCGCTCTATTCAGATTGGGGGGTCGATTACATCAAGGCCGACAATATGCTCGACCCCTATCATGCCCGCGAGATCGAAGGGTACAGCGAAGCCATTCGTAATTACGGCCCCGACATTATCTTAAGTCTATCTCCCGGCGTTGACCTCGATATCCGCCACGCCTTTCATCTCAAGAAACACTGCGAGCTGTGGCGAATCTCAGCCGACTTCTGGGATCGCTGGCAGGATCTGAAGGATCAATTTGACCTCTGCGCGCGTTGGGCGCCACAGATAGGCCCAGGCCATTGGCCCGACGCGGACATGCTGCCTCTCGGCCACATTGGTATTCGCGCGGAACGGGGTTCTGATCGAGCCAGTCTGTTGACAGCCGACGAGCAGAGAACACTCATGACACTCTGGTCCGTCTTCCGTTCCCCGCTCATGTTTGGCGGCGACCTTCCAACCTCCAGCTCAGAAACGATTGACCTCCTGACCAATCCGGAAGTCCTCGCGGTCAATCAGACAAGCAGTGGCAATCGCGAGTATTCGCGGCACGCCGACCTTATTGTTTGGACGGCTGATGCCGAAGAAAAGGGGGTCCGCTTCATCGCGTGTTTCAACATAGGCGACTCGCCTTCCACCCTTGAAATCCACTTGGGGCCAGAGGGACCGGCACCTTCTGGTCAGATTCGGGATCTGTGGGCGCGTTCTGATCTGGGCTCATTTCAAGATGTCTTTAGCGTTTCACTGCAACCGCACGCGTCGGCGCTGTATCGTGTCAGTCCGCGCTGA